In Epinephelus lanceolatus isolate andai-2023 chromosome 13, ASM4190304v1, whole genome shotgun sequence, the following are encoded in one genomic region:
- the LOC144466601 gene encoding uncharacterized protein LOC144466601, with protein MDGGNIEERGEQQGRGVRVRGGGGGRRGRGGVRVRGGGRGQGGGGGGGRGQGGGGDGGGGGGGRRRQGGRGRGGERRTIISDEIRATIIDHVVNHGLPMREAGQRVQPNLSRFSVASIIRTFRNEHRTARLPHRDGRGRLLTDEQETAAVNMVLANNVITLRQIRDAVIADQRIFQNTATVSLSTVDHVLQRNSMRMKQVYRVPFERNSARIKKIRHDYVQRYLDLDAAADLHEFIFIDEAGFNLAKRRRRGRNVIGQRAVIEVPGQHGGNVTMCAAINHHGVLHHHATLGPYNTAHLIAFLDTLYNIVVQPDQMDDTEVIRFVIVWDNVSFHRAALVRDWFRGHPEVSVLHLPPYSPFLNPIEEFFSAWRWKVYERNPQTRIPLLQAMEDACGDVTAETCQGFMCHCRRFFPRCLARQDIACEVDEVQPGTVGRMQPSCFMLLLSVYSL; from the exons ATGGATGGTGGCAACATTGAAGAGAGAGGTGAGCAGCAAGGCAGAGGAGTgagagtaagaggaggaggaggtggaagaagaggacgaggaggagtGAGAGTAAGAGGAGGCGGGAGAGGacaaggtggaggaggaggtggaggaagaggacaaggaggaggaggagatggaggaggaggtggaggaggacgacgacgacaaggaggaagaggacgaggaggagaaaggagaaCCATAATCTCTGATGAGATTAGGGCCACTATCATTGATCATGTGGTCAACCATGGTTTGCCCATGAGGGAGGCTGGCCAGAGAGTCCAACCCAACTTGAGTCGCTTCTCGGTTGCCTCAATAATTCGGACTTTCAGAAATGAGCATAG AACTGCAAGATTACCACACCGTGATGGGAGAGGAAGACTCCTCACAGATGAGCAGGAGACTGCAGCAGTCAACATGGTGCTGGCAAACAATGTCATAACCCTCCGACAAATCCGAGATGCAGTCATTGCAGACCAACGCATATTCCAAAATACAGCAACAGTGAGTTTATCCACAGTGGACCATGTTCTCCAACGCAACTCCATGAGGATGAAGCAGGTATACAGGGTTCCTTTTGAGAGGAACTCTGCCAGAATCAAGAAGATTCGCCATGACTATGTGCAA AGATATCTTGACCTAGATGCAGCAGCAGACCTGCATGAATTTATATTCATTGATGAAGCGGGGTTCAACCTTGCAAAGAGAAGGCGCCGGGGCAGAAATGTAATCGGCCAGCGTGCTGTCATTGAGGTCCCTGGCCAGCATGGAGGGAACGTAACAATGTGTGCTGCCATCAACCATCACGGTGTCCTCCATCACCATGCCACCCTTGGCCCATACAACACTGCCCATCTCATAGCATTCCTGGACACACTCTACAACATCGTTGTTCAACCAGACCAGATGGATGACACAGAGGTAATCAGGTTTGTCATTGTCTGGGACAACGTCAGTTTCCACCGGGCTGCTCTGGTCCGTGACTGGTTCAGGGGCCATCCTGAAGTTTCTGTCCTGCATCTTCCTCCATACTCTCCCTTCCTCAATCCTATTGAGGAGTTCTTCTCTGCCTGGAGATGGAAGGTGTATGAGAGGAACCCACAGACACGGATCCCACTGCTGCAAGCCATGGAGGATGCATGTGgcgatgtgactgctgagaccTGTCAAGGCTTCATGTGCCATTGTAGGCGATTCTTCCCCCGCTGTTTGGCCAGGCAGGACATTGCCTGCGAAGTAGATGAGGTCCAGCCAGGGACCGTAGGCAGGATGCAGCCtagttgttttatgttattGCTTTCTGTTTATTCTTTATAA